One Nocardia sp. BMG51109 genomic window, CCCGTGACGGTGATCCGCAACGGAATAGACGTGGGCGCGTGGACCTTTCGCGAGCGCGCGCCGCGGTCCGGGCCGCCGCGGCTGCTGTATGTCGGGCGGCTGGAATACGAGAAGGGCGTGCAGGACGCGATCGCCGCGCTGCCGCGCATCCGCCGGGCGTATCCGGGCACCACGCTGACCGTCGCCGGGGTCGGCACGCAGTTCGACTGGTTGCAGGAGCGGGCCCGGGCACACCGGGTGGTGCGGGCGGTGAATTTCATCGGGCGCCTGGACCACGCGGACCTGCTGGGCTGGCTGCACGGCGCCGACGCGATCGTGCTGCCCAGCCGCTACGAGCCGTTCGGGATCGTGGCACTCGAGGCCGCCGCCGCCGGAACGCCGCTGGTGACCTCCACCGCGGGCGGTCTCGGCGAGCTGGTCATCGACGGCATCACCGGCGCCTCCTTCGCACCGTCCGATGTGAACGGGCTGGTCGAGGCGGTCTGCGCGGTGCTCGACGATCCGGCCACCGCCCAGTCGCGCGCCTACGCCGCCCACGCACTCCTGAACGCCGACTTCGCCTGGGATGTGGTCGCCGCCGAGACCATCCAGGTCTACCAGACCGCCAAGCGCCGCGTCCGCAACCCGCTGAGCCGCCCGGTGGTGGTGGAACGCCCACTGCCGGAACGGGATCCGAACAACCCGTACTGAATGTCCCTGCCTCGTCCGCAGGACCGCCTCGGCATCGATCATTCCGGGATCTTGTGCGCGGCGCGCCGACCGGTGTTGTATTCGACGTGAGTCAGCGGTCTTTCGATAGGAAGCGTCCCGATCATGTCCGCTCCCGGCATCCCTCAGCGCAGCCTGACGATCAGCGAGGTCGCGACGGCCATGAATGTGGTCACCTCGACCCTGCGGTTCTACGAGCGGGAAGGGCTGATCCGGCCGCTGGCCCGCCGCGGCGGGAGGCGAGTCTACGCCCCGACATCCTCTCCCGGCCGGCGCTGATCGACATGGCGAAGCGGGCGGGATTCACCATCACCGAGATGGTCCGCGTCTTCGACGCCGGCACCGGGACACCTCGCCCGGAGTGGCGGGAACTGGCCGGACCGAAGCTGGCCGAACTCGACGCCGGGCACGAGACCACGGTGAACCTCATCGCCAACGGAACGCTCGCCCTGCTTCGGCACCCCGCATACCTCACCGAGCTGAGACGGCGTCCGGAGCTGGCTCCCGCGGTGGTCGAGGAGATCCTGCCTTACGACCCGCCGTGCAACTGACCGCCCGGGTGCTCCAGGCGGACACCGAACTGTATAGTCACCCCTCCCGCAGGGCGCCATGGTCAACCTGATGCTGGCCGCCGCCCAGCGCGATCCGTCGGCGTTCACCGAACCGGACCTGTTCGACCCCGGTCGCGAGGCGAACTCCCATAGTTCCTGGTCGGCATCGTTTCATTCAGGCACCACCCTGATCGAGGGCCGAGGATGCGAGTGTCAGGGGCAGAGGTTCCGGTATGGCGGTTCGGGCGGCGCGTAGTTGTTCCACTGTTCGCGAGTGAACCAGGCTGGGGTCGAAGCGCACAGTGAGACGGCGGGATCGGTCGTGAAACCAAGGTCCCACAGCCGTACTTCGGCATTATCGGTTGCCTCAACCAGTATTCTGCCGTCGGGACTGAATACCATGGACTGCACTGAACCGCCGGGGCCGTTGAGCGGTTCGCCGAGTGGCCGGTTGTTCTCCACGTCCC contains:
- a CDS encoding MerR family DNA-binding transcriptional regulator; this translates as MSAPGIPQRSLTISEVATAMNVVTSTLRFYEREGLIRPLARRGGRRVYAPTSSPGRR
- a CDS encoding glycosyltransferase family 4 protein; its protein translation is MKILMVSWEYPPVVVGGLGRHVHHLATELAAAGHEVVVLARRPMGTDATTHPTATFIEDRVLVVAVAEDPPAFDFGEDMLAWTLAMGHAMVRAGIALSKPGIAEGWTPEVVHAHDWLVAHPAIALAEHYDVPLVSTIHATEAGRHSGWVSGRVNRQVHSVEWWLARDSDALITCSTSMQEEVERLYGPELMPVTVIRNGIDVGAWTFRERAPRSGPPRLLYVGRLEYEKGVQDAIAALPRIRRAYPGTTLTVAGVGTQFDWLQERARAHRVVRAVNFIGRLDHADLLGWLHGADAIVLPSRYEPFGIVALEAAAAGTPLVTSTAGGLGELVIDGITGASFAPSDVNGLVEAVCAVLDDPATAQSRAYAAHALLNADFAWDVVAAETIQVYQTAKRRVRNPLSRPVVVERPLPERDPNNPY